In a genomic window of Agarivorans albus:
- a CDS encoding YjaG family protein, producing the protein MLTPCDIDRLAQLSSKQQSLYCLALCQRMAPNYLLFCQAVELEHDSDFNKLLSLFWESALHPKTKINFSAQRERFDSLIPDPQSYDMYGVYPALDCCVVVECLFNALLEPTGQEAEQASQTSLASVLSLLELQFGEQTEQEILAQDLVIQELAFQSELLDLIEQLELGKASMQALKTLAANQGVSNLGICLEDNA; encoded by the coding sequence ATGCTTACCCCTTGTGATATCGACCGTTTAGCCCAGTTAAGCAGTAAGCAACAATCACTTTATTGTTTAGCTTTATGCCAACGCATGGCGCCAAATTACTTATTGTTTTGCCAAGCTGTAGAGCTGGAACATGACAGTGACTTTAACAAATTACTCAGTCTATTTTGGGAAAGCGCGCTTCATCCTAAAACCAAAATTAACTTTTCTGCTCAGCGTGAGCGCTTTGATAGCTTAATCCCAGACCCACAGAGTTACGACATGTATGGCGTTTATCCTGCCTTAGATTGTTGTGTGGTGGTGGAGTGCCTATTTAATGCTTTACTTGAACCAACTGGTCAAGAAGCTGAACAAGCTAGTCAAACCTCATTAGCTAGTGTTTTAAGCTTGTTAGAGCTGCAATTTGGAGAACAAACAGAACAAGAGATCTTGGCGCAAGATTTAGTGATACAAGAGTTGGCTTTTCAAAGTGAATTACTTGACCTAATCGAGCAACTTGAACTAGGCAAAGCGTCTATGCAAGCCTTGAAAACGCTGGCTGCTAACCAAGGTGTGAGCAATTTAGGGATCTGTTTAGAAGACAATGCTTAA
- the hupA gene encoding nucleoid-associated protein HU-alpha, with translation MNKTELIDAIAEKADLSKAQAKLALETTLGAVTDALKEGDQVQLIGFGTFKVNHRAARTGRNPQTGAEIQIAAANVPAFVAGKALKDAVK, from the coding sequence ATGAACAAAACTGAACTAATTGATGCTATTGCTGAAAAAGCTGACCTATCTAAAGCTCAAGCTAAACTAGCACTAGAAACAACTTTAGGTGCAGTAACTGACGCGCTTAAAGAAGGCGACCAAGTTCAGCTAATCGGCTTTGGTACATTCAAAGTTAATCATCGTGCAGCGCGCACTGGTCGCAATCCTCAGACTGGCGCTGAGATTCAAATTGCAGCAGCCAATGTACCTGCCTTTGTAGCTGGTAAAGCATTAAAAGACGCTGTTAAATAG
- a CDS encoding sirohydrochlorin chelatase: protein MKALLVVAHGSRRPQSNQEVVELAKQLAEKLSHYSQVHAAFLELVEPTIPQQIERCYQAGAKQITLYPHFLAAGTHVVNDLPRIIEQATNEHPDLTIELLPHLGGFDGLAEYISQAL from the coding sequence ATGAAAGCCTTATTGGTCGTGGCACACGGAAGCCGCCGTCCTCAATCAAATCAAGAAGTGGTTGAGCTTGCAAAACAGTTGGCTGAAAAGCTAAGTCATTACTCTCAAGTACATGCTGCTTTTTTGGAATTGGTTGAGCCTACGATTCCACAACAGATAGAACGTTGTTACCAGGCTGGCGCTAAGCAAATAACTTTGTATCCGCACTTTTTAGCCGCTGGTACACATGTGGTGAATGACCTGCCACGTATTATCGAACAAGCCACCAACGAGCATCCAGACCTAACTATAGAGCTGTTGCCACATTTGGGCGGCTTTGATGGCTTGGCCGAGTATATTAGCCAAGCGCTCTAG
- a CDS encoding FKBP-type peptidyl-prolyl cis-trans isomerase encodes MKVAKDTVVRFEYTLHETDGALLESTNGEAVAYLHGHKSMIPAIEEGLEGKEAGAEVTLSLAPENGYGVRNEEAVERISVKHLQGAKNWKAGMPAVVQTEQGPRQVTVVKVGKFMATIDTNHPYAGKHLDFAIKLVEVRAASEEEISHGHAHGAGGHQH; translated from the coding sequence ATGAAAGTTGCTAAAGACACAGTGGTTCGCTTTGAATATACCTTACATGAAACCGATGGTGCTCTATTAGAGAGCACTAATGGCGAAGCTGTAGCTTATTTACACGGGCACAAGTCGATGATTCCTGCCATTGAAGAAGGCTTAGAAGGTAAAGAAGCCGGTGCTGAAGTAACCTTGAGCTTAGCCCCAGAAAATGGCTACGGTGTGCGCAACGAAGAAGCCGTGGAGCGAATTTCTGTTAAGCACTTACAGGGCGCTAAAAACTGGAAGGCCGGTATGCCAGCAGTTGTGCAAACAGAGCAAGGGCCACGTCAAGTTACGGTAGTTAAGGTTGGCAAGTTTATGGCGACTATTGACACCAACCACCCCTATGCAGGCAAACATTTAGACTTTGCTATTAAGTTAGTTGAAGTGCGAGCCGCCAGTGAAGAAGAGATCTCTCATGGCCACGCCCATGGTGCTGGTGGTCATCAGCACTAA
- the leuA gene encoding 2-isopropylmalate synthase has protein sequence MSQFNHNKYASFKPVALTNRQWPNNSINQAPQWCSVDLRDGNQALIEPMSVEQKQRLFALLIKLGFKEIEVGFPAASTTDYDFVRWLIETNQIPDDVSIQVLTQARPALISRTFEALKGAKNAIVHLYNSTSKVQRDKVFKLDKAGIINIAVQGAKELQKHADQNPHTNWQFQYSPESFTGTELDFAVEICNAVVAQWRPKAQQKIILNLPATVEMSTPNVYADQIEWFIQHIAHREDIIISQHTHNDRGCGIAAAELGQLAGADRVEGTLLGNGERTGNMDIVTMAMNLYSQGIDPKLDLADIDEIVQVVKFCTQLPVHPRHPYVGELVFTAFSGSHQDAIKKCLDIQQADQHWDVAYLPIDPADLGRDYQEVIRINSQSGKGGIAYILDKDYGIQLPRWALIEFSAIVQADAEKSGEEISPEKIWRLFNNHYLEQAQGYKLTNYQVNYQQQEQIQVLIERKQQRCDIQASGNGALAAFVNGLAAEFKQQIEVLDYNEHALSKGAEAEAVCYIETKIAGKRYLGVAIDKDILTASLKALLCAFNQQLITEEQRQPQPA, from the coding sequence ATGTCTCAGTTTAATCACAATAAATACGCTTCATTTAAACCGGTCGCGTTGACCAATCGCCAATGGCCAAACAACAGCATTAATCAAGCTCCACAATGGTGTAGTGTAGATTTACGTGATGGCAACCAAGCCCTAATCGAGCCGATGTCGGTAGAGCAAAAACAGCGTTTGTTTGCCTTGCTAATAAAATTAGGCTTTAAAGAAATAGAAGTGGGCTTTCCAGCCGCCTCTACAACAGACTATGATTTTGTACGCTGGTTAATTGAAACAAATCAAATACCTGATGATGTGTCGATTCAAGTATTAACTCAAGCTCGTCCGGCCTTGATTAGCCGTACTTTTGAAGCCTTGAAGGGAGCAAAAAATGCCATTGTGCATTTGTACAACTCCACCTCAAAAGTGCAGCGCGATAAGGTTTTTAAACTAGACAAAGCTGGCATCATTAATATTGCAGTGCAAGGCGCTAAAGAGCTACAAAAACATGCCGATCAAAATCCACACACTAATTGGCAATTTCAGTACTCCCCCGAGAGTTTTACCGGCACTGAGTTAGACTTTGCCGTGGAGATTTGCAACGCGGTTGTGGCCCAGTGGCGCCCCAAAGCACAGCAGAAAATCATTCTTAATTTGCCCGCTACCGTTGAGATGTCTACTCCCAATGTATATGCCGACCAAATCGAATGGTTTATTCAGCACATTGCCCATCGCGAAGACATTATTATTAGCCAGCATACTCACAACGACAGAGGTTGTGGCATTGCAGCAGCTGAGTTGGGCCAACTAGCCGGAGCCGACCGCGTTGAAGGGACTTTGCTAGGCAACGGCGAGCGCACTGGTAACATGGACATCGTAACCATGGCAATGAACCTTTATAGCCAAGGTATCGATCCTAAACTAGATCTAGCCGACATCGACGAAATAGTACAAGTAGTGAAGTTTTGCACCCAATTGCCGGTTCACCCACGCCACCCTTATGTGGGCGAGCTGGTATTTACTGCCTTCTCGGGCAGCCATCAAGATGCAATTAAGAAATGTTTAGATATTCAACAAGCCGACCAACACTGGGATGTTGCCTACTTACCTATAGACCCGGCTGATTTGGGCCGCGATTACCAGGAAGTGATCCGCATTAATAGTCAATCGGGTAAAGGCGGCATTGCTTACATTTTAGATAAGGATTACGGCATTCAGTTACCTCGTTGGGCCTTAATTGAATTTAGCGCGATAGTGCAAGCCGATGCAGAAAAAAGTGGTGAAGAAATCAGTCCTGAGAAAATTTGGAGATTGTTTAACAATCACTATTTGGAGCAAGCGCAGGGCTACAAGTTAACTAATTATCAGGTTAACTACCAACAACAAGAGCAGATCCAAGTATTGATTGAGCGTAAGCAGCAGCGCTGTGATATTCAAGCCAGTGGTAACGGCGCTTTAGCAGCCTTTGTGAATGGATTAGCCGCCGAGTTTAAGCAACAGATAGAAGTGCTAGACTATAACGAGCATGCCTTGAGTAAAGGCGCTGAAGCAGAAGCAGTATGTTACATAGAAACCAAAATAGCCGGCAAACGCTACCTAGGTGTAGCAATTGATAAAGACATACTAACCGCCAGCCTTAAAGCCCTGTTGTGTGCATTCAATCAGCAACTAATCACTGAGGAACAACGCCAGCCACAACCCGCTTAA
- a CDS encoding ABC transporter ATP-binding protein yields the protein MADITLTGLVKRYAKIETIHGVDLDIKHGEFVVFVGPSGCGKSTLLRMIAGLEDISGGQLSIDNQVVNNVDPAERGVAMVFQSYALYPHMTVAENMGFGMKMNGVEKAEIDKRVNMAAKTLQMENLLQRTPKELSGGQRQRVAIGRAIVRDPRVFLFDEPLSNLDAELRVEMRLQIAKLHKELQTTMIYVTHDQVEAMTLADKIVVLRAGNIEQVGSPLELYNYPENLFVAGFIGSPKMNFMPCKVHALEGDQADIQLADGQHITITVRDNSVTVGEELKLGIRPEHLRLDDTGALKLGFKNEVSERLGNATYLFGQLGDIDGIKVHVNGDHQVARFTDITLSCELSDCYLFNHSDEAVRVYNKTVQ from the coding sequence ATGGCAGATATAACACTTACCGGCTTAGTGAAACGCTACGCCAAAATTGAAACGATTCACGGCGTTGACCTAGATATTAAACACGGAGAGTTTGTAGTATTTGTTGGGCCCTCGGGCTGCGGTAAGTCTACCCTACTGCGTATGATTGCTGGTCTAGAAGACATTTCAGGCGGCCAGTTAAGCATTGATAATCAAGTAGTTAACAATGTTGACCCCGCAGAGCGCGGGGTTGCAATGGTATTCCAATCTTATGCCCTTTACCCACACATGACGGTTGCCGAGAACATGGGTTTTGGCATGAAGATGAACGGCGTAGAAAAAGCTGAAATCGATAAGCGGGTGAACATGGCTGCAAAAACTTTGCAGATGGAAAACTTGTTACAAAGAACCCCTAAAGAGCTATCTGGTGGTCAGCGTCAGCGGGTTGCGATAGGACGCGCGATCGTTCGTGATCCTCGTGTTTTCCTCTTTGATGAACCTCTTTCTAACCTAGATGCTGAATTGCGGGTTGAAATGCGTTTACAAATAGCCAAGCTACATAAAGAACTTCAAACCACGATGATTTATGTAACCCACGATCAGGTTGAGGCAATGACTTTAGCCGACAAAATTGTGGTGCTACGGGCCGGTAATATTGAACAAGTAGGCTCGCCACTTGAGCTCTACAACTACCCTGAGAATCTGTTTGTAGCTGGCTTTATTGGCTCACCAAAGATGAACTTTATGCCTTGTAAAGTTCATGCCTTGGAAGGCGACCAAGCTGATATCCAATTGGCAGATGGCCAACACATCACTATTACAGTTCGCGATAACAGCGTAACCGTAGGCGAAGAACTCAAGTTGGGCATACGCCCCGAGCACTTGCGTTTAGATGATACAGGCGCACTAAAACTTGGCTTCAAAAACGAAGTAAGTGAACGCCTAGGTAATGCTACCTACTTATTTGGTCAGCTAGGTGATATTGATGGGATTAAAGTGCACGTAAATGGCGATCACCAAGTTGCTCGCTTTACCGACATTACGCTTAGCTGTGAACTGTCGGATTGTTATTTATTTAACCACTCCGATGAAGCGGTTCGTGTTTACAACAAAACTGTTCAGTAA
- a CDS encoding carbohydrate ABC transporter permease: MASSSSNKSPENAVNSASELVAGKRLRASDVAPWMFLGPALIIFSIYVLFPVLESIWLSFFEWDGLGEKTFIGFGNYIELFDSDQFWTALTNNIMWMVLFMLAPPMGLAIALFLNQQVYGIRLVKALFFFPFVISQVVVGLVFSWFYDPSFGVLNSVITFFGGDPVSILADEDLVTYGIIAAGLWPQIAYCMILYLTGLNNLNHEQLEAARLDNAKGWKMLWYIVLPQLRPATFIAIVVTVIGALRSFDLVATMTAGGPWGSSTVLAYMMYEESIFNYRMGYGAAVAVVLFLIMDIYIAYFLWRMIRSEK, encoded by the coding sequence ATGGCGTCGAGTTCTTCAAATAAATCTCCAGAAAATGCTGTTAATTCAGCCTCTGAGTTGGTTGCGGGTAAACGATTACGCGCTAGTGATGTCGCACCTTGGATGTTTTTAGGTCCGGCATTAATCATTTTTTCCATTTATGTGTTGTTTCCAGTTTTAGAAAGTATCTGGCTCAGCTTTTTTGAATGGGATGGCCTGGGTGAAAAAACCTTTATTGGGTTTGGAAACTACATCGAATTGTTCGACAGCGATCAGTTTTGGACAGCCTTAACCAACAACATTATGTGGATGGTGTTGTTTATGCTGGCGCCGCCCATGGGCTTAGCTATTGCACTATTTCTTAACCAACAGGTTTACGGAATTCGCCTGGTAAAAGCTTTGTTCTTTTTCCCCTTTGTTATTTCGCAAGTTGTTGTAGGTTTGGTGTTCTCTTGGTTCTATGACCCAAGCTTTGGTGTTTTGAATAGTGTGATCACTTTCTTTGGTGGCGATCCGGTTTCTATTCTTGCCGACGAAGACTTGGTGACTTACGGCATTATCGCCGCCGGGCTTTGGCCTCAAATCGCTTATTGCATGATTTTGTACCTCACAGGCCTCAATAACTTAAATCATGAGCAACTTGAAGCTGCGCGTTTAGACAACGCCAAGGGCTGGAAAATGCTGTGGTACATCGTGTTACCGCAATTAAGGCCAGCAACGTTTATTGCCATTGTGGTAACCGTGATTGGCGCACTACGTTCATTCGACTTAGTGGCCACTATGACCGCGGGTGGTCCGTGGGGCAGCTCAACAGTATTAGCATACATGATGTATGAAGAATCAATTTTCAACTATCGCATGGGTTACGGCGCAGCGGTGGCTGTAGTGCTATTTTTAATTATGGATATCTATATCGCTTACTTCTTGTGGCGGATGATAAGGAGTGAGAAATAA
- a CDS encoding carbohydrate ABC transporter permease, with product MYPRPIEKASAFTNISYRVALPISIVLWLLPLLAVMATSVRSLNDINQGNYWGWPSEWMLIENYTQVFTSTPMFQYLMNSLIITLPAVAGCVALSTMAGFALAKYNFKANIWIFATFIAGNFVPFQILMIPVRDLTIQFGLYDTHWALILFHVAFQTGFCTLFMRNFIVGLPTELIESARVEGVSEFKIFWHIVLPLVKPATAALAVLVFTFIWNDFFWALVLVQSDEVRPVTAGLSALQGQWLASWQLISAGAVVAALPPVILFFTMQRHFIAGLTLGATKG from the coding sequence ATGTACCCACGTCCTATAGAAAAGGCGTCTGCCTTCACTAACATTAGCTACCGTGTGGCATTGCCCATTTCGATTGTTTTGTGGCTACTGCCATTGCTAGCAGTAATGGCAACCTCGGTGCGCTCGCTTAACGATATTAACCAAGGTAATTACTGGGGCTGGCCAAGTGAGTGGATGTTAATTGAAAACTACACTCAGGTATTTACTTCAACGCCGATGTTCCAGTACCTGATGAATAGCTTAATCATTACTCTACCAGCAGTAGCCGGTTGTGTAGCCTTGTCTACCATGGCGGGATTTGCCCTAGCTAAATACAACTTTAAGGCTAACATTTGGATCTTTGCCACCTTTATTGCGGGTAACTTTGTGCCGTTTCAGATTTTGATGATTCCAGTGCGTGATTTAACCATTCAGTTTGGTTTATACGATACTCACTGGGCGCTTATTTTATTCCATGTGGCCTTTCAAACAGGGTTTTGTACCTTGTTCATGCGTAACTTTATTGTTGGCTTACCTACCGAGCTGATTGAGTCTGCGCGAGTAGAAGGTGTAAGTGAATTTAAGATTTTTTGGCACATTGTATTGCCATTGGTAAAACCGGCTACAGCAGCGTTAGCGGTACTGGTATTTACCTTTATTTGGAACGATTTTTTCTGGGCCTTAGTACTGGTACAAAGCGATGAAGTGCGACCAGTTACCGCCGGTCTCAGTGCGTTGCAAGGTCAGTGGTTGGCATCATGGCAGTTGATCTCAGCTGGTGCAGTAGTAGCGGCCTTACCTCCGGTCATACTATTTTTTACCATGCAACGTCATTTTATTGCTGGGTTGACCCTCGGGGCAACTAAAGGCTAA